The following are from one region of the Mesorhizobium sp. B4-1-4 genome:
- a CDS encoding Bax inhibitor-1/YccA family protein: MNTPNLGYPVGTGTQTGAMYDEGLRQHMLRVYNYMGLGLVVTGLVAFMVSSTPALYVPIFSSPLKWVVMLAPLAFVMLFSFKMQTMSAASAQMMFWAFCAVMGLSLASVFLVFTGTSIARTFFIAATMFGATSLYGYTTRRDLTQFSSFLIMGLIGVVIASIVNIFLGSTALQFAISVIGIAVFIGLTAWDTQTIKEQYAENFDAESRQKLAVFGAFSLYLNFINIFQLLLNFTGERE; encoded by the coding sequence ATGAATACCCCCAATCTGGGATACCCCGTGGGAACGGGCACCCAAACCGGTGCCATGTACGACGAGGGCCTGCGGCAGCACATGCTGCGCGTCTACAACTATATGGGTCTCGGCCTCGTGGTCACCGGCCTGGTCGCCTTCATGGTGTCGTCGACGCCGGCGCTCTATGTGCCGATCTTCTCCAGCCCGCTGAAGTGGGTGGTGATGCTGGCGCCGCTCGCATTCGTCATGCTGTTTTCGTTCAAGATGCAGACCATGTCGGCTGCCAGCGCCCAGATGATGTTCTGGGCGTTCTGCGCGGTGATGGGCCTGTCGCTCGCCTCGGTGTTCCTGGTCTTCACCGGAACCAGCATCGCGCGCACCTTCTTCATTGCCGCCACCATGTTCGGTGCCACCAGCCTTTATGGCTACACGACCAGGCGCGATCTGACGCAGTTCTCGTCGTTCCTGATCATGGGCCTGATCGGCGTGGTGATCGCCAGCATCGTCAACATCTTCCTCGGCTCGACCGCGCTGCAGTTCGCCATCTCGGTGATCGGCATCGCTGTCTTCATCGGCCTGACCGCCTGGGACACGCAGACGATCAAGGAACAGTATGCCGAGAATTTCGATGCCGAATCTCGACAGAAGCTGGCCGTCTTCGGCGCCTTCTCGCTCTATCTGAACTTCATCAACATCTTCCAGCTGCTGCTGAATTTCACCGGCGAGCGCGAGTAA
- a CDS encoding anti-sigma factor family protein, with protein sequence MTALVDPVTDTDLDAYVDDQLDVTRRIEVEAFLSIRPEAAARVMSDLRTRDELRVALAGSKGMARPATADAARRLERGLARGRIFGVLQRAAAVAAFVAAGWLANGIIGPMSVTKVVASPQPPAYVDDAVRAHRTTLVRETMPSQQEAHNYNAGEIRAATAIVMPSLPKDWKVRDVQVYPSRFGPSVEMAADTTDMGLVSLFAIRPGTFDVVKPTVAPSGDISAAYFQIGEVAYAVVARSGVHDLDRAAETLAKTLY encoded by the coding sequence ATGACCGCTCTTGTCGACCCCGTGACCGACACCGACCTCGATGCCTATGTCGACGACCAGCTTGATGTCACCCGCCGCATCGAGGTCGAGGCCTTCCTGTCGATCCGTCCGGAGGCGGCCGCGCGCGTAATGTCGGATCTCAGGACCCGCGATGAACTGCGTGTTGCGCTCGCCGGCTCGAAAGGCATGGCGCGGCCGGCGACCGCTGATGCGGCCCGCCGGTTGGAGAGGGGGCTTGCCCGCGGCCGAATCTTCGGCGTCTTGCAGCGCGCTGCCGCCGTTGCCGCCTTCGTTGCCGCCGGCTGGCTGGCGAACGGCATAATCGGGCCGATGTCGGTGACCAAGGTCGTCGCTTCGCCGCAGCCGCCTGCCTATGTCGACGATGCGGTGCGGGCACACAGGACGACGCTGGTGCGCGAAACCATGCCCTCGCAGCAGGAAGCACACAACTACAATGCCGGCGAGATCCGTGCGGCGACCGCGATCGTCATGCCGTCGCTGCCCAAGGACTGGAAGGTGCGCGACGTGCAGGTCTATCCATCACGTTTCGGCCCGAGCGTCGAGATGGCGGCTGATACCACGGACATGGGCCTGGTGTCGCTGTTTGCGATCCGGCCGGGAACCTTCGACGTGGTCAAGCCGACCGTTGCGCCGTCGGGCGACATTTCCGCGGCCTACTTCCAGATCGGCGAGGTCGCCTATGCGGTGGTCGCGCGCAGCGGAGTTCATGATCTCGACCGCGCCGCCGAGACGCTCGCCAAAACGCTTTACTGA
- a CDS encoding sigma-70 family RNA polymerase sigma factor produces MKRSMPRFDIVGQLGPLRRYAQSLTRNNAEAEDLVHDALVRAYERRGTFRSGGNLRAWLLSIVHNAFVDRMRSRRSEALRVEQARYLAAASTPAPQEHSVRLAQVRDAFFNLPEEQRSALHLVAIEGLSYQQAANATGVPLGTLMSRIGRARAALRQMEDAAPARGKNHLRIVGGDS; encoded by the coding sequence ATGAAACGGTCGATGCCACGCTTCGATATTGTTGGACAGCTCGGGCCGCTGCGGCGTTACGCACAGTCACTGACGCGTAACAATGCGGAAGCCGAGGACCTCGTGCATGACGCGCTAGTGCGCGCCTATGAGCGGCGCGGCACCTTTCGCTCCGGCGGAAACCTGCGGGCGTGGCTGCTCTCGATCGTCCACAACGCGTTTGTTGACCGCATGCGCTCGCGCCGCTCGGAAGCGCTGCGTGTCGAACAGGCCAGATATCTTGCTGCCGCCAGCACACCGGCGCCGCAGGAGCACTCGGTGCGCCTGGCGCAGGTGCGGGACGCGTTTTTCAACCTGCCGGAAGAACAGCGTTCGGCGCTGCATCTGGTCGCCATCGAAGGGCTTTCCTATCAGCAGGCGGCCAATGCCACCGGTGTGCCGCTGGGCACGCTGATGTCGCGCATCGGCCGGGCGCGCGCCGCCTTGCGCCAGATGGAAGACGCCGCCCCGGCGCGCGGAAAAAATCATCTCAGGATTGTGGGAGGCGACTCATGA
- a CDS encoding histidine phosphatase family protein has product MLVRLTMICNGATAATRQGAFPEDEPLEPRSLTLAKAMRGTLRRADRVWTAPALRARQTAEALALDASVEPLLADRYHGRWAGRRFEDVQAEQPADITAWLTDPNAAPHGGESLADVAGRASDLMGRLIAEHGHTIAVTHASIIRAAILHVLGAPLTAGGKIDIEPLSITDFRSDGRRWVLRACGVTAPKPARPLRA; this is encoded by the coding sequence ATGCTCGTACGGCTGACGATGATCTGCAACGGTGCCACGGCCGCGACCCGGCAGGGTGCGTTCCCGGAGGATGAGCCGCTGGAGCCGCGATCGCTGACGCTGGCGAAGGCTATGCGCGGAACATTGCGCCGTGCCGACCGCGTGTGGACAGCCCCGGCGCTTCGTGCCCGGCAGACCGCCGAGGCGCTGGCGTTGGACGCATCGGTTGAACCGCTTCTGGCCGATCGGTACCATGGCCGATGGGCCGGCAGGCGTTTCGAGGACGTGCAGGCGGAGCAGCCCGCCGACATCACCGCCTGGCTCACGGACCCCAATGCGGCGCCGCACGGTGGCGAGTCGCTTGCCGATGTCGCAGGCAGGGCTTCGGACTTGATGGGTCGACTGATCGCCGAGCATGGGCACACAATCGCAGTGACGCACGCCAGCATCATCCGCGCCGCGATCCTGCATGTGCTTGGTGCGCCGCTTACCGCCGGCGGGAAGATCGACATCGAGCCGCTCAGCATCACCGATTTTCGGAGCGACGGCCGCAGGTGGGTGTTGCGTGCCTGCGGGGTAACTGCCCCAAAACCGGCAAGACCGCTTCGGGCCTGA
- a CDS encoding aromatic amino acid transaminase has product MFEDLQPAPADKILALIGLYRADPRPNKVDLGVGVYKDRDGKTPVMRAVREAEKRLLQDQDTKTYLGLAGDTGFNMVMAKLAFGPGADMSRIRAAQAPGGSGALRLVAELLKRTRADATVWLSNPTWPNHMPVMRAAGLQIREYPYFDAASGAVRFDDMLAALRTAKSGDVVLLHGCCHNPTGANLDAAQWAAVAELVVEHSLLPFVDIAYQGFGDGLEADALGLRLLAAKVPEMVVASSCSKNFAVYRDRVGAAMVLARDGAQADVAMSQMLSAARAMYSMPPDHGAAAVRIVLEDAALRADWEAELEEMRLRMLRLRVQFAEALRRQSNSDRFDFVASHRGMFSRLGLTEAQVERLRTEHGVYMVGDSRINVAGLPEDGMDDLAKAIVSVLD; this is encoded by the coding sequence ATGTTCGAAGATCTTCAGCCAGCTCCCGCCGACAAGATTCTTGCCCTGATCGGCCTCTATCGCGCGGATCCGCGTCCCAACAAAGTCGACCTCGGGGTCGGCGTCTACAAGGATCGCGACGGCAAGACGCCGGTGATGCGTGCCGTGCGCGAAGCCGAAAAGCGGCTGCTGCAGGACCAGGATACCAAGACCTATCTCGGACTTGCCGGCGACACCGGGTTCAACATGGTGATGGCCAAGCTCGCCTTCGGCCCGGGCGCGGACATGTCGCGCATTCGTGCGGCACAGGCGCCCGGCGGCTCCGGGGCGCTGCGGCTTGTGGCGGAACTGCTCAAGCGGACGCGCGCGGACGCAACCGTCTGGCTGTCGAACCCGACCTGGCCGAACCATATGCCGGTGATGCGCGCCGCCGGGCTGCAGATCCGCGAATACCCCTATTTCGATGCGGCCTCGGGCGCGGTTCGTTTCGACGACATGCTGGCGGCGCTGCGGACGGCCAAGAGCGGCGACGTGGTGCTGCTGCATGGCTGCTGCCATAACCCGACCGGCGCCAACCTGGATGCCGCCCAGTGGGCTGCCGTTGCCGAACTGGTCGTCGAGCACAGCCTGCTGCCGTTTGTCGACATCGCCTACCAGGGCTTCGGCGACGGTCTCGAGGCCGACGCCCTCGGCTTGCGGCTGCTGGCTGCGAAAGTTCCCGAAATGGTTGTCGCGTCCAGTTGCTCGAAGAATTTTGCCGTCTACCGCGATCGTGTCGGCGCGGCAATGGTCCTGGCCAGGGACGGCGCGCAGGCCGATGTGGCGATGAGCCAGATGCTGTCGGCGGCACGCGCCATGTATTCGATGCCGCCGGACCATGGGGCGGCGGCGGTGCGCATCGTGCTGGAAGACGCCGCCTTGCGTGCCGACTGGGAAGCAGAGCTGGAAGAGATGCGCCTGCGAATGCTCCGCCTTCGTGTCCAGTTTGCGGAGGCACTGCGCCGGCAATCCAACTCCGACCGCTTCGACTTCGTCGCCAGCCATCGCGGCATGTTCTCGCGGCTTGGCCTCACGGAAGCGCAGGTCGAGCGGCTGCGCACCGAACATGGCGTCTACATGGTCGGCGACAGCCGCATCAATGTCGCCGGACTGCCCGAGGACGGCATGGATGACCTCGCCAAGGCCATCGTCTCCGTACTCGACTGA
- the mazG gene encoding nucleoside triphosphate pyrophosphohydrolase, which yields MTPSKDISRLIEIMAALRAPKTGCPWDIEQDFSSIAPYTIEEAYEVADAIARGDLDDLRDELGDLLLQVVYHAQMAEEAGEFAFGDVVRAITTKMIRRHPHVFGDEKARSAGMAKGMWEKIKAQEKAEKRQARLARGLDPEENGKGFLDSVPVALPALTRALKLQEKAARVGFDWSEAAPILDKIEEEIGELREALAKGDTASIKDEFGDMLFAVVNLGRHLKLDSEAALSGTNEKFRSRFHYVEQALEKSGNTLENADLAEMEALWQEAKGVK from the coding sequence ATGACGCCATCGAAAGACATTTCGCGCCTGATCGAGATCATGGCGGCACTGCGCGCGCCGAAGACGGGCTGCCCGTGGGATATCGAGCAGGATTTCTCGAGCATCGCGCCCTATACGATCGAGGAGGCCTATGAGGTGGCGGATGCCATCGCGCGCGGCGACCTCGACGATCTGCGCGACGAGCTCGGCGACCTCCTGCTGCAGGTCGTCTATCACGCGCAAATGGCCGAGGAAGCCGGCGAATTCGCCTTCGGCGACGTGGTCCGGGCCATTACCACCAAGATGATCCGCCGCCACCCGCATGTCTTCGGCGACGAGAAGGCCCGCAGCGCCGGCATGGCCAAAGGCATGTGGGAAAAGATCAAGGCACAGGAAAAGGCTGAGAAGCGGCAGGCTCGCCTCGCGCGCGGCCTCGACCCCGAAGAGAACGGCAAGGGGTTTCTGGACAGCGTTCCAGTCGCCCTGCCCGCCCTGACGCGGGCGTTGAAACTTCAGGAGAAAGCTGCCCGTGTCGGCTTCGACTGGAGCGAGGCGGCCCCGATCCTCGACAAGATCGAGGAAGAGATCGGCGAACTGCGCGAAGCGCTGGCCAAGGGCGATACGGCGTCGATCAAGGATGAGTTCGGCGACATGCTGTTTGCCGTCGTCAACCTCGGCCGGCACCTCAAGCTCGATTCGGAAGCCGCGTTGAGCGGCACCAACGAAAAATTCCGGTCGCGCTTCCACTATGTCGAGCAGGCCCTGGAAAAGTCCGGCAACACGCTGGAAAACGCTGATCTGGCGGAGATGGAAGCGCTCTGGCAGGAAGCCAAGGGCGTAAAGTAG
- the hflX gene encoding GTPase HflX, with translation MAREKDADGTVRGKPAHDPGTEAKGPTRAVVIVPVLTRQPRSDDETNRPRLTRSADARHDEAVGLASAINLDPVHTAVVTVNDPRPATLLGSGKVEEFAEIVKENHAELVIVDHPLTPVQQRNLEKEFNAKVLDRTGLILEIFGERARTKEGTLQVELAHLNYQKGRLVRSWTHLERQRGGAGFLGGPGETQIESDRRQLQEKIIKLKHELETVRRTRDLHRAKRKKVPFPVVAIVGYTNAGKSTLFNKLTGAGVLAQDMLFATLDPTLRRVRLPHGTPIILSDTVGFISDLPTHLIAAFRATLEEVVEADLVIHLRDISDPDTAAQAEDVERILADLGVDARDTKRVIEVWNKIDRLDEGNRSRLLADAADGIKGPPIAISAVTREGIEALKAIIETRMAGEIEDLTVTIEPAQFGLVDWLYRNGDVVSRTDNDDGSATISLKATRSAREEIESRLRRKNNG, from the coding sequence TTGGCACGTGAGAAAGACGCGGACGGCACGGTCCGCGGAAAACCAGCGCACGATCCCGGGACGGAAGCCAAGGGTCCAACCCGGGCCGTTGTCATCGTCCCGGTCCTGACCCGCCAGCCACGCAGTGACGACGAGACCAATCGTCCGCGGCTGACGCGTTCGGCCGACGCGCGCCACGACGAGGCGGTCGGCCTCGCCAGCGCCATCAATCTCGATCCGGTCCACACGGCTGTCGTGACCGTCAACGACCCGCGCCCGGCGACCTTGCTCGGCAGCGGCAAGGTCGAAGAGTTCGCCGAAATCGTCAAGGAGAACCACGCGGAGCTGGTCATCGTCGACCATCCGCTGACCCCGGTGCAGCAGCGCAATCTGGAAAAGGAATTCAACGCCAAGGTGCTGGACCGCACCGGCCTAATCCTGGAAATCTTCGGCGAGCGCGCCCGCACCAAGGAAGGCACGCTGCAGGTCGAGTTGGCGCATCTGAACTACCAGAAGGGCCGGCTCGTGCGCAGCTGGACCCACCTTGAACGCCAGCGCGGTGGCGCCGGGTTTCTCGGCGGCCCCGGCGAAACGCAGATCGAGTCCGACCGGCGGCAGCTGCAGGAAAAGATCATCAAGCTGAAGCACGAGCTGGAAACAGTGCGGCGCACACGCGACCTGCACCGGGCCAAGCGCAAGAAGGTGCCGTTCCCGGTGGTGGCGATCGTCGGCTACACCAATGCCGGCAAGTCGACGCTGTTCAACAAGCTGACCGGGGCGGGGGTGTTGGCGCAGGACATGCTGTTCGCCACGCTCGATCCGACGCTTCGCCGCGTGCGTCTGCCACATGGCACGCCGATCATCCTGTCGGACACCGTCGGTTTCATCTCGGACCTGCCGACGCATCTGATCGCCGCTTTTCGCGCCACTCTGGAAGAGGTGGTCGAGGCCGATCTCGTCATCCATCTGCGCGACATTTCCGATCCCGACACGGCAGCGCAAGCCGAGGACGTCGAACGCATCCTGGCCGACCTTGGCGTCGATGCCAGGGACACGAAGCGTGTGATCGAAGTCTGGAACAAGATCGACCGGCTCGACGAAGGCAACAGGAGCCGGCTGCTTGCGGATGCAGCCGACGGCATCAAGGGTCCGCCGATCGCCATATCGGCGGTCACCCGCGAAGGCATCGAAGCGCTGAAGGCGATCATCGAGACACGGATGGCCGGCGAGATCGAGGACCTGACGGTGACGATCGAGCCAGCCCAATTCGGTCTTGTCGATTGGCTTTACCGCAATGGCGATGTCGTTTCGCGAACCGACAATGACGACGGCAGCGCCACCATCTCGCTCAAGGCCACGCGGAGCGCCCGCGAAGAGATAGAGAGCCGATTGCGCCGCAAAAACAACGGGTAA
- the hfq gene encoding RNA chaperone Hfq: protein MAERSQNLQDLFLNSVRKSKNPLTIFLINGVKLTGVVTSFDNFCVLLRRDGHSQLVYKHAISTIMPSQPVQMFDGEESQGA from the coding sequence ATGGCGGAACGATCGCAAAACCTTCAGGACCTGTTCCTGAATTCAGTTCGCAAGAGCAAGAACCCGCTCACCATCTTTCTCATCAACGGCGTGAAGCTGACCGGCGTGGTCACTTCGTTCGACAATTTCTGTGTCCTTTTGCGCCGCGACGGTCACTCTCAGCTCGTCTACAAGCACGCCATTTCCACGATCATGCCGAGCCAGCCGGTTCAGATGTTCGATGGCGAGGAAAGCCAGGGCGCCTGA
- a CDS encoding D-amino-acid transaminase: MPRIAYVNGRYVAHADAAVHIEDRGYQFADGVYEVCEVARGFIVDMPRHLARLNRSLTELSIAWPVARNVLPLILREVVNRNHVVNGLVYVQVTRGVASRDFVFPSADTKPSLVVTARKADPAAGTKRAETGIAVITVPENRWDRVDIKSVGLLPNVLAKQKAKEAGAQEAWFVDTDGNVKEGGSSNAWIITRDGVLVTRPAEHGILRGITRTTMFEVAAKLGLKIEERGFSVAEAKAAKEAFISSATTIAMPIVAIDGDPVANGHPGSITLSLRQAFFDIAEKSPA, from the coding sequence ATGCCACGCATTGCCTATGTCAACGGGCGCTACGTCGCTCATGCGGACGCCGCCGTGCACATCGAGGACCGCGGCTACCAGTTCGCCGATGGCGTCTACGAGGTCTGCGAGGTGGCCCGTGGCTTCATCGTCGACATGCCGCGCCACCTTGCCCGGCTCAACCGCTCGCTGACCGAACTGTCGATCGCCTGGCCGGTCGCACGCAACGTGCTGCCGCTCATCCTGCGCGAGGTGGTCAACCGCAACCATGTCGTGAACGGCCTGGTCTATGTCCAGGTGACGCGCGGCGTCGCCAGCCGCGACTTCGTCTTCCCTTCGGCGGACACCAAGCCGTCCCTGGTGGTGACCGCGAGGAAGGCCGATCCCGCCGCAGGCACCAAACGCGCCGAAACTGGCATTGCCGTCATTACCGTGCCCGAGAATCGCTGGGATCGCGTTGACATCAAGAGCGTCGGCCTGCTGCCCAACGTCCTGGCCAAACAGAAGGCGAAGGAAGCCGGCGCGCAGGAAGCTTGGTTCGTCGACACCGATGGCAACGTCAAGGAAGGTGGCTCGTCGAACGCCTGGATCATCACCAGGGATGGCGTCCTGGTCACGAGGCCGGCCGAGCACGGCATCCTGCGCGGCATCACCCGCACCACCATGTTCGAGGTGGCGGCCAAGCTCGGCTTGAAGATCGAGGAGCGTGGCTTTTCCGTCGCCGAAGCCAAGGCTGCAAAGGAAGCCTTCATCAGTTCCGCGACGACAATTGCGATGCCTATCGTGGCTATCGACGGCGATCCGGTCGCCAATGGGCACCCCGGATCAATAACACTTTCGTTGCGGCAGGCCTTTTTTGACATTGCGGAAAAAAGTCCAGCCTGA
- a CDS encoding sigma-54-dependent transcriptional regulator: protein MASDILIVDDEEDIRELVAGILSDEGHETRTAFDADSALAAIADRAPRLIFLDIWLQGSRLDGLALLDEIKTMHPNLPVVMISGHGNIETAVSAIRRGAYDFIEKPFKADRLILIAERALETSKLRREVSDLKQRSGETFDLIGMSSAMSQLRQTIERVAPTNSRVMIVGPSGSGKELAARAIHTLSARKGAPFVTLSAANITPERMEIELFGTESNGTERKVGALEEAHRGILYIDEVADMPRETQNKILRVLVEQQFERVGGTKRVKVDVRIISSTSQNLEAMIADGRFREDLYHRLAVVPVMVPGLAERREDIPYLVDNFMKQIARQAGIKPRRIGDDALAVLQAHNWPGNVRQLRNNVERLMILARGDDVDAPITADLLPSEIGDVMPRTPNQSDQHIMALPLREAREQFEKDYLIAQINRFGGNISKTAEFIGMERSALHRKLKSLGV, encoded by the coding sequence ATGGCGTCTGATATTCTCATCGTCGACGACGAGGAAGACATCCGCGAGCTCGTCGCAGGCATCCTGAGCGACGAAGGTCACGAAACCCGTACGGCATTCGATGCCGACAGCGCGCTGGCGGCCATCGCCGATCGGGCGCCGAGGCTGATTTTCCTCGACATCTGGCTGCAGGGCTCGCGTCTGGACGGACTGGCCTTGCTCGACGAGATCAAGACCATGCACCCGAACCTGCCGGTGGTGATGATCTCCGGCCACGGCAACATCGAAACAGCAGTCTCCGCCATCCGGCGCGGCGCCTATGACTTCATCGAAAAGCCGTTCAAGGCCGACAGGCTGATCCTTATCGCCGAGCGTGCGCTCGAGACTTCGAAGTTGCGGCGCGAGGTTTCCGATCTCAAGCAGCGCAGCGGCGAGACTTTCGACCTGATCGGCATGTCGTCGGCGATGAGCCAGCTGCGCCAGACCATCGAGCGCGTCGCGCCGACCAACAGCCGTGTGATGATCGTTGGCCCTTCCGGTTCGGGCAAAGAACTGGCGGCACGCGCCATCCATACACTGTCGGCGCGCAAGGGCGCACCGTTCGTGACGCTGAGCGCCGCCAACATCACGCCCGAACGCATGGAGATCGAGCTGTTCGGTACCGAATCGAACGGCACCGAGCGCAAGGTCGGTGCACTCGAGGAGGCCCATCGCGGCATTCTCTATATCGACGAAGTGGCCGATATGCCGCGCGAGACGCAGAACAAGATCCTGCGCGTTCTGGTCGAACAGCAGTTCGAGCGGGTAGGGGGCACCAAACGGGTCAAGGTCGACGTCCGCATCATCTCCTCGACCTCGCAGAACCTGGAAGCCATGATTGCCGACGGCCGTTTCCGGGAGGATCTTTACCACCGTCTGGCCGTGGTGCCGGTCATGGTGCCGGGCCTGGCCGAACGGCGCGAGGATATTCCCTATCTCGTCGATAATTTTATGAAGCAGATCGCCCGCCAGGCCGGCATAAAACCGCGCCGCATCGGCGATGACGCGCTGGCCGTGCTGCAGGCGCATAACTGGCCGGGCAACGTCCGCCAGTTGCGCAACAATGTCGAGCGCCTGATGATCCTGGCGCGTGGCGACGATGTCGATGCGCCGATCACCGCTGACCTTCTGCCTTCCGAGATCGGCGATGTCATGCCACGCACCCCCAATCAATCCGACCAGCACATCATGGCGCTGCCGCTGCGCGAGGCGCGCGAACAGTTCGAGAAGGACTATCTGATCGCGCAGATCAACCGGTTTGGCGGCAACATCTCCAAAACCGCCGAATTCATCGGCATGGAACGCTCAGCACTGCATCGCAAGCTGAAGTCGCTGGGCGTCTGA